Proteins from a single region of Mus pahari chromosome 2, PAHARI_EIJ_v1.1, whole genome shotgun sequence:
- the Fastk gene encoding fas-activated serine/threonine kinase isoform X1, which translates to MRRPRGEPGSRAPRPTERVTYAGPGESWSPPPSSMLRILLSAQTSPARLSGLLLIPPVQPCCLGPSKSGDRPFGGGPVQGLQRLLEQARNPGELLRWLSQNPTKVRAHHYPVALRRLGQLLVSQPRPSPVEQATLQDLSQLIIRNCPSFDVHTIHVCLHLAVLLGFPSDGPLLCALEQERRSRLPPKPPSPHQPAIYGGQRLEAALSCPRFLQYPRQHLIRSLAEARPEELTPHVMVLLAQHLARHRLREPQLLEAIAHFLVVQEAQLNSKAVQKLVLPFGRLNYMPLEQQFMPCLERILAREAGVAPLATVNILMSLCQLQCLPFRALQFVFSPSFINHINGTPPSLIVRRYLSLLDTAVELELPGYQGPRLPQRQRVPIFPQPLITDRARCKYSHKDMVAEGLRQLLGEENYRQNLTVPPGYCTDFLLCVGSSGAVLPMRTQDPFLPYPPRSCQQGQANFNSTPQDPAQRVVLMLRERWHFCRDGRVLLGSRALRERHLGLMGYQLLPLPFEELESQRGLPQLKSYLRQKLQALGLRWGPEGG; encoded by the exons ATGAGGAGGCCGCGGGGGGAGCCCGGCTCCCGGGCCCCGAGACCAACTGAGAGAGTGACCTACGCGGGGCCCGGGGAGTCAT GGTCTCCACCACCCAGCTCCATGCTTCGAATCCTGCTCTCTGCCCAGACTTCCCCTGCTCGGCTGTCTGGCTTGCTGCTCATCCCACCAGTACAGCCCTGTTGTTTGGGACCCAGCAAGTCCGGGGACCGGCCTTTTGGAGGAGGCCCTGTGCAAGGCCTTCAACGGCTTCTGGAACAGGCACGGAACCCTGGGGAGCTACTGCGATGGCTGAGCCAGAACCCCACCAAGGTGCGAGCTCATCACTACCCCGTGGCACTCCGGCGTCTGGGCCAGCTCTTGGTGTCTCAGCCTAGGCCctctcctgtggagcaggccacACTGCAGGACTTGAGTCAGCTCATCATCCGAAACTGCCCCTCCTTTGACGTTCACACCATCCATGTGTGTCTCCACCTTGCAGTCTTACTTG gcTTTCCATCAGATGGACCACTCCTGTGTGCCCTCGAGCAGGAGCGCAGGTCCCGTCTCCCTCCAAAGCCGCCCTCCCCACATCAGCCTGCCATCTATGGTGGTCAAAGGTTGGAAGCGGCCCTGAGCTGCCCCCGTTTCCTGCAGTACCCTCGTCAGCATCTGATCAGGAGCCTGGCAG AGGCAAGGCCAGAAGAACTGACTCCTCATGTAATGGTGCTTCTGGCCCAGCACCTGGCCCGGCACCGCTTGCGGGAACCCCAACTTCTGGAAGCCATTGCTCATTTCCTGGTGGTTCAGGAAGCCCAGCTCAACAGCAAG GCGGTACAGAAGTTGGTCCTGCCTTTTGGGAGGTTGAACTACATGCCCCTGGAGCAGCAATTTATGCCCTGTCTTGAGAGGATCTTGGCTCGGGAAGCAGGGGTGGCACCCTTGGCCACAGTCAACATTTTGATGTCACTGTGCCAGCTTCAGTGCTTGCCCTTCAGAGCCCTGCAGTTTGTCTTTTCTCCCAGTTTCATCAACCACATCAATG GCACCCCGCCTTCTCTGATTGTGCGACGCTACCTCTCTCTTCTCGATACGGCTGTGGAGCTTGAACTCCCAGGATACCAAGGCCCCCGCCTTCCCCAGAGGCAGCGAGTGCCCATCTTCCCACAGCCCCTCATCACTGACCGTGCACGCTGCAAATACAG TCACAAGGACATGGTAGCTGAGGGACTGCGCCAGCTGTTAGGGGAAGAAAACTACCGTCAGAATCTGACGGTACCTCCAGGCTACTGCACAG ACTTTCTACTCTGTGTGGGTAGTTCTGGTGCTGTGCTACCTATGAGGACGCAAGACCCCTTCCTGCCCTACCCACCACGGTCCTGCCAACAGGGCCAGGCAAACTTTAACTCCACACCCCAAGACCCTGCCCAAAG GGTGGTGCTGATGCTGCGAGAACGCTGGCATTTCTGCCGAGACGGCAGGGTGCTGCTGGGCTCTCGGGCCCTGAGGGAGCGGCACCTGGGCCTAATGGGCTACCAACTCCTACCG CTGCCATTTGAAGAGCTGGAGTCTCAAAGAGGTCTGCCGCAGCTCAAGAGCTACCTGAGGCAAAAACTTCAGGCCTTAGGTCTTCGCTGGGGACCTGAGGGTGGGTGA
- the Fastk gene encoding fas-activated serine/threonine kinase isoform X2 has product MLRILLSAQTSPARLSGLLLIPPVQPCCLGPSKSGDRPFGGGPVQGLQRLLEQARNPGELLRWLSQNPTKVRAHHYPVALRRLGQLLVSQPRPSPVEQATLQDLSQLIIRNCPSFDVHTIHVCLHLAVLLGFPSDGPLLCALEQERRSRLPPKPPSPHQPAIYGGQRLEAALSCPRFLQYPRQHLIRSLAEARPEELTPHVMVLLAQHLARHRLREPQLLEAIAHFLVVQEAQLNSKAVQKLVLPFGRLNYMPLEQQFMPCLERILAREAGVAPLATVNILMSLCQLQCLPFRALQFVFSPSFINHINGTPPSLIVRRYLSLLDTAVELELPGYQGPRLPQRQRVPIFPQPLITDRARCKYSHKDMVAEGLRQLLGEENYRQNLTVPPGYCTDFLLCVGSSGAVLPMRTQDPFLPYPPRSCQQGQANFNSTPQDPAQRVVLMLRERWHFCRDGRVLLGSRALRERHLGLMGYQLLPLPFEELESQRGLPQLKSYLRQKLQALGLRWGPEGG; this is encoded by the exons ATGCTTCGAATCCTGCTCTCTGCCCAGACTTCCCCTGCTCGGCTGTCTGGCTTGCTGCTCATCCCACCAGTACAGCCCTGTTGTTTGGGACCCAGCAAGTCCGGGGACCGGCCTTTTGGAGGAGGCCCTGTGCAAGGCCTTCAACGGCTTCTGGAACAGGCACGGAACCCTGGGGAGCTACTGCGATGGCTGAGCCAGAACCCCACCAAGGTGCGAGCTCATCACTACCCCGTGGCACTCCGGCGTCTGGGCCAGCTCTTGGTGTCTCAGCCTAGGCCctctcctgtggagcaggccacACTGCAGGACTTGAGTCAGCTCATCATCCGAAACTGCCCCTCCTTTGACGTTCACACCATCCATGTGTGTCTCCACCTTGCAGTCTTACTTG gcTTTCCATCAGATGGACCACTCCTGTGTGCCCTCGAGCAGGAGCGCAGGTCCCGTCTCCCTCCAAAGCCGCCCTCCCCACATCAGCCTGCCATCTATGGTGGTCAAAGGTTGGAAGCGGCCCTGAGCTGCCCCCGTTTCCTGCAGTACCCTCGTCAGCATCTGATCAGGAGCCTGGCAG AGGCAAGGCCAGAAGAACTGACTCCTCATGTAATGGTGCTTCTGGCCCAGCACCTGGCCCGGCACCGCTTGCGGGAACCCCAACTTCTGGAAGCCATTGCTCATTTCCTGGTGGTTCAGGAAGCCCAGCTCAACAGCAAG GCGGTACAGAAGTTGGTCCTGCCTTTTGGGAGGTTGAACTACATGCCCCTGGAGCAGCAATTTATGCCCTGTCTTGAGAGGATCTTGGCTCGGGAAGCAGGGGTGGCACCCTTGGCCACAGTCAACATTTTGATGTCACTGTGCCAGCTTCAGTGCTTGCCCTTCAGAGCCCTGCAGTTTGTCTTTTCTCCCAGTTTCATCAACCACATCAATG GCACCCCGCCTTCTCTGATTGTGCGACGCTACCTCTCTCTTCTCGATACGGCTGTGGAGCTTGAACTCCCAGGATACCAAGGCCCCCGCCTTCCCCAGAGGCAGCGAGTGCCCATCTTCCCACAGCCCCTCATCACTGACCGTGCACGCTGCAAATACAG TCACAAGGACATGGTAGCTGAGGGACTGCGCCAGCTGTTAGGGGAAGAAAACTACCGTCAGAATCTGACGGTACCTCCAGGCTACTGCACAG ACTTTCTACTCTGTGTGGGTAGTTCTGGTGCTGTGCTACCTATGAGGACGCAAGACCCCTTCCTGCCCTACCCACCACGGTCCTGCCAACAGGGCCAGGCAAACTTTAACTCCACACCCCAAGACCCTGCCCAAAG GGTGGTGCTGATGCTGCGAGAACGCTGGCATTTCTGCCGAGACGGCAGGGTGCTGCTGGGCTCTCGGGCCCTGAGGGAGCGGCACCTGGGCCTAATGGGCTACCAACTCCTACCG CTGCCATTTGAAGAGCTGGAGTCTCAAAGAGGTCTGCCGCAGCTCAAGAGCTACCTGAGGCAAAAACTTCAGGCCTTAGGTCTTCGCTGGGGACCTGAGGGTGGGTGA
- the Tmub1 gene encoding transmembrane and ubiquitin-like domain-containing protein 1 isoform X1 yields the protein MGGVMELSWGGLSLGSPRGIKGLETSGFGAQEALSRTAAGWALGGPKKLLSTSGSSAGAMALIEGVGDEVTVLFAVLACLLVLALAWVSTHTTESTDPQPQPPGTTAPAQPSEAMSATDSIREEAPGAESPSLRHRGPSSQPEPDTGVTASTPPDSPQEPLLLRLKFLNDSEQVARAWPQDTVGSLKRTQFPGQEQRVRLIYQGQLLGDDTQTLGSLHLPPNCVLHCHVSTRVGPPHPPCPPGSEPGPSGLEIGSLLLPLLLLLLLLLWYCQIQYRPFFPLTATLGLAGFTLLLSLLAFAMYRP from the exons ATGGGAGGAGTGATGGAGCTGTCGTGGGGAGGGCTAAGTCTAGGTTCTCCCCGAGGGATCAAGGGTCTGGAGACCTCTGGGTTTGGCGCCCAGGAGGCACTGAGTCGGACTGCTGCGGGGTGGGCTTTGGGTGGACCCAAGAAG CTCCTTAGCACCTCTGGCAGCAGCGCGGGTGCCATGGCCTTGATTGAAGGTGTAGGCGATGAGGTGACTGTCCTTTTCGCGGTGCTTGCTTGCCTTCTGGTGCTGGCCCTCGCCTGGGTCTCAACACATACCACTGAGAGTACAGACCCCCAACCACAGCCGCCGGGGACCACAGCACCAGCACAGCCCAGTGAAGCCATGTCAGCTACTGACAGCATCAGAGAGGAGGCCCCAGGGGCTGAGAGTCCCAGCCTGAGACACAGAGGTCCATCTTCACAGCCAGAGCCTGACACAGGGGTCACAGCATCAACACCTCCAGACTCTCCACAGGAACCCCTACTTCTACGGTTGAAATTTCTCAATGACTCTGAGCAGGTAGCCAGGGCCTGGCCTCAGGACACCGTTGGCTCCTTAAAAAG GACCCAGTTTCCAGGCCAGGAACAGCGGGTTCGGCTCATCTACCAAGGTCAACTGCTAGGCGACGacacccagacactaggcagtctccacctgcctcccaacTGCGTTCTCCACTGCCACGTGTCCACGAGAGTCGGTCCCCCACATCCTCCCTGCCCACCGGGGTCAGAGCCCGGCCCCTCCGGGCTGGAAATCGGCAGCCTTCTGTTgcccctgctgctcctgctgctgctcctgctctggTACTGCCAGATCCAGTACCGGCCCTTCTTTCCCCTGACCGCTACCCTGGGCCTGGCCGGCTTCACCCTGCTCCTCAGTCTCCTGGCCTTTGCCATGTATCGGCCGTAG
- the Tmub1 gene encoding transmembrane and ubiquitin-like domain-containing protein 1 isoform X2, with amino-acid sequence MALIEGVGDEVTVLFAVLACLLVLALAWVSTHTTESTDPQPQPPGTTAPAQPSEAMSATDSIREEAPGAESPSLRHRGPSSQPEPDTGVTASTPPDSPQEPLLLRLKFLNDSEQVARAWPQDTVGSLKRTQFPGQEQRVRLIYQGQLLGDDTQTLGSLHLPPNCVLHCHVSTRVGPPHPPCPPGSEPGPSGLEIGSLLLPLLLLLLLLLWYCQIQYRPFFPLTATLGLAGFTLLLSLLAFAMYRP; translated from the exons ATGGCCTTGATTGAAGGTGTAGGCGATGAGGTGACTGTCCTTTTCGCGGTGCTTGCTTGCCTTCTGGTGCTGGCCCTCGCCTGGGTCTCAACACATACCACTGAGAGTACAGACCCCCAACCACAGCCGCCGGGGACCACAGCACCAGCACAGCCCAGTGAAGCCATGTCAGCTACTGACAGCATCAGAGAGGAGGCCCCAGGGGCTGAGAGTCCCAGCCTGAGACACAGAGGTCCATCTTCACAGCCAGAGCCTGACACAGGGGTCACAGCATCAACACCTCCAGACTCTCCACAGGAACCCCTACTTCTACGGTTGAAATTTCTCAATGACTCTGAGCAGGTAGCCAGGGCCTGGCCTCAGGACACCGTTGGCTCCTTAAAAAG GACCCAGTTTCCAGGCCAGGAACAGCGGGTTCGGCTCATCTACCAAGGTCAACTGCTAGGCGACGacacccagacactaggcagtctccacctgcctcccaacTGCGTTCTCCACTGCCACGTGTCCACGAGAGTCGGTCCCCCACATCCTCCCTGCCCACCGGGGTCAGAGCCCGGCCCCTCCGGGCTGGAAATCGGCAGCCTTCTGTTgcccctgctgctcctgctgctgctcctgctctggTACTGCCAGATCCAGTACCGGCCCTTCTTTCCCCTGACCGCTACCCTGGGCCTGGCCGGCTTCACCCTGCTCCTCAGTCTCCTGGCCTTTGCCATGTATCGGCCGTAG